GTGCCTGCTGGAAGTCGCCTATTCCTTTACATGAAAAGAATGCGAAGAAAAAAAGAAGATTAAACAAAAACTTTGCATTCATAATCGTATACTCTTGTAATATTTCAGATGGGATCAATGAAAAGACGAAAAATCCTTTTCGAATTCGAATACATTTCTTCAAAATGTAATGAATCATCTCCGGCCCATTTGAGAAATTTTTTCATAAAAATTAAAAGCCAAAAATACAAACTTTGCATATTTTGTTTTTCTTAAGGAAAAGCAATAAGGACACTCTATGATAGAAAAGCTCGTGGAATTATCGATTCGCAAAAAAGGTACAGTCCTAATCATCGGCGCCGTATTTTGTATTATCGGTCTTTTTAATGCTTTTAAACTTCCTATAGATGCGGTTCCGGACGTAACGAACGTTCAAGTCACCGCGGTTACTTCTTCGCCCGGTTTGACCCCGTTCGAGGTAGAACAGTTCATTACCTACCCGATAGAATTAGAATTAAATGGAATTCCGGGAGCAAAAGAGATCCGCTCCATTTCCCGCGCAGGAGTTAGTTCCGTTTCCGTGATCTTCGAAGACGGGACGGATATATGGTTTGCAAGACAACTTGTAAATGAACGCCTAAAAATAGTAGGTGGTCAAATTCCACCGGAATACGGTTCTCCCGAATTAGCTCCAGTGGCTACCGCCTTAGGGGATATCTATGAGTTTACTCTTTCCTCAGACCAACATTCTCCAACGGAACTTAGAAGTTATATAGATTGGGACTTATCCAGAAAACTGAAATCTGTTCCAGGCGTAATCGAAGTAAATACGTTAGGTGGGACCTTAAAACAATACCAAGTGCTTATCGATCCCAAAAGATTAGCGGCTCATAATCTTACTGTGACTGAGATCTTGGACGATATTAAAGCCGCCAACTTCAATACCGGAGGAGGATACGTCCAAAAGGGAGAAGAACAATTAGTAATTCGAGGCGAAGGACAATTTGGAGGCATAGAAGAATTAAGACGTGTCGCAGTCAGAACTTCCGCAGACGGTATTCCTCTTCTATTAGGTCAAATCGCTAAAGTGGAAGAAGGGCCCGCGCTTCGCTTCGGTATTGCAACCCAAAAAGGAAAGGAAGTAGTTGCTGCTACGGTGATAATGCTTCTAGGACAAAATTCCAGAGATGTAGTCGATCGAGTCCGCGAAAAAGTAAATGAGGTCAAACCTACTCTTCCAAAAGGAATGAAACTGGAACCTTTTTACGACCGTTCCGAATTTATCAATAGAGCATTAAAAACGGTTTTCATGAATTTGAGCGAAGGAGCAGTCCTTGTATTTCTTGCATTAGTCCTAACCTTAGGTACTGCAAAGGGAGGTGCTTTAGTCGCTGCGGCAATCCCAGTTTCCATGTTAGTTGCAGTTATATTTATGCGGCAATTGGGAGTCGTAGGAAACCTGATGTCTTTAGGCGCTCTCGATTTCGGTCTACTTGTGGACGGTTCCATTGTAATGCTCGAATCGGTGCTCGCGGGCTTTTATCTGGGAAGAAAAAATTTCGATCGGCCTATGAACGAAGAAGAACTTCGCATCGCGACTGAAAACATTATCTCGGATCGATGCAAACGAGTAGCAAAGGCTGCAGCTTTTTCGGTAGCGATCATTATGTTAGTCTATCTTCCGCTTATGGTATTAGAAGGAGTGGAAGGTAGAATGTTTCGCCCCATGGCGATTACAGTCGCCTTGGCACTTGCAAGTGCGTTAATCTTTTCAGTTACTATCTTCCCCGCAAGTCTTGCCTATGCCTATAAACGTCCGTTTATTCATAAGGCACATGCCTGGGAAAAAATAGAAGAATACTATATTAAACTTTTGGAATGGGGATGGGTCCGAAAAAAGCAGATCATACTTTTTTCCGTTGGAATCATCGTTTTCTCCTTCTTATCCGGAAACTTCCTCGGATCGGAATTTTTACCCAGGATCGATGAGGGGGAACTGGAGATTGATGCCAAACGACTCCCCTCTACCGCAATAGATTATTCCAGAGATTTAAACATCGAAATCGAAGAGGTTCTCTCCGGATTTCCGGAAATTGCAAGTGTGGTCTCTCGTGTTGGCCGTGGAGAATCGGCGGCGGAACCGTTAGGAACGGAAGAAACCTCCGTGATGGTAAAATTAAAACCCAAAGATGAATGGGTAAATGCGGACTCTAGGGAAGAACTAATGGATAAGATCAAAAACAAACTGATCGCTGAAGTTCCATCCACTTATTTTAGTATGTCCCAGCCTATCGAGAACAGGGTAAACTCTCTTCTTACGGGTTCCAAGGCAGATGTGGTCGTAAAGATATATGGAGATGATCTAAAAACGATCAAATCAATAGGAGATAAGATTGCCTCTACCATGCAGAAAGTGCAAGGAACGGGCGACCTACGTGTTCAAAGAGTTCTCGGCCTTCCTATGCTCCAGATCAATACGAACTATGATAGGATGGCTCGGTATGGAGTCTCCGCATCTGAAATTCTTAGAACGGTAGAGATGATGAGAGTCGGCGCGAAGGCTGGAAAAATATTCGAAGGAATGAGAAGATACGATCTTGTATTAAGACTAGATTTGGAAGCGGATGATTTACCCGAAGTTGCGAATATTCCGATCATGACAGCTTCCGGTAATACGATCCCTCTCGGACAGGTTGCAGATATTGAAGTTTTAGATTCTGCGGCAGCAATCTATAGAGAAGCTCTCAAAAGAAGGATCTTTGTAGAAGTGAATATCCGAGGAAGAGATTTAGTCGGTTATATCAATGAGGCCAAAGAAAAAGTGCAACCGATTGCAGACAGTCTTCCTCCCGGATACGAAATCGAATGGGGAGGACAGTTCGACAATTTCGTCCGAGCAAAAAATAGGCTGATCCTTGTTGTCCCTGTTGCATTAGCTATCATATTCTTCATGCTTATGGCAGCTTTCAATAGTGTGTATTATGCGCTGGGAGTCTTCGCAGTAGTTCCTTTGGCAACCGCAGGTGGAATTTTGGGCTTAGTGTTACGCGGCTTACCCTTTAGTATCCCTGCCGCAGTCGGATTTATCGCAGTAAGCGGAATTGCTGTTTTAAACGGAGTAGTTTACGCCTCCACATTAAAGGAAGAAATTCAATTAGGAAAACGAATTGAAGAC
The DNA window shown above is from Leptospira neocaledonica and carries:
- a CDS encoding efflux RND transporter permease subunit; protein product: MIEKLVELSIRKKGTVLIIGAVFCIIGLFNAFKLPIDAVPDVTNVQVTAVTSSPGLTPFEVEQFITYPIELELNGIPGAKEIRSISRAGVSSVSVIFEDGTDIWFARQLVNERLKIVGGQIPPEYGSPELAPVATALGDIYEFTLSSDQHSPTELRSYIDWDLSRKLKSVPGVIEVNTLGGTLKQYQVLIDPKRLAAHNLTVTEILDDIKAANFNTGGGYVQKGEEQLVIRGEGQFGGIEELRRVAVRTSADGIPLLLGQIAKVEEGPALRFGIATQKGKEVVAATVIMLLGQNSRDVVDRVREKVNEVKPTLPKGMKLEPFYDRSEFINRALKTVFMNLSEGAVLVFLALVLTLGTAKGGALVAAAIPVSMLVAVIFMRQLGVVGNLMSLGALDFGLLVDGSIVMLESVLAGFYLGRKNFDRPMNEEELRIATENIISDRCKRVAKAAAFSVAIIMLVYLPLMVLEGVEGRMFRPMAITVALALASALIFSVTIFPASLAYAYKRPFIHKAHAWEKIEEYYIKLLEWGWVRKKQIILFSVGIIVFSFLSGNFLGSEFLPRIDEGELEIDAKRLPSTAIDYSRDLNIEIEEVLSGFPEIASVVSRVGRGESAAEPLGTEETSVMVKLKPKDEWVNADSREELMDKIKNKLIAEVPSTYFSMSQPIENRVNSLLTGSKADVVVKIYGDDLKTIKSIGDKIASTMQKVQGTGDLRVQRVLGLPMLQINTNYDRMARYGVSASEILRTVEMMRVGAKAGKIFEGMRRYDLVLRLDLEADDLPEVANIPIMTASGNTIPLGQVADIEVLDSAAAIYREALKRRIFVEVNIRGRDLVGYINEAKEKVQPIADSLPPGYEIEWGGQFDNFVRAKNRLILVVPVALAIIFFMLMAAFNSVYYALGVFAVVPLATAGGILGLVLRGLPFSIPAAVGFIAVSGIAVLNGVVYASTLKEEIQLGKRIEDAVISAGILSLRPVLTTEFIAAIGFLPMAISSMAGAEVQRPLATVVIAGVLVATALSRLVLPIVMETLLGWDEARIKRNEEIRRKKESTYIRIDIGEHHSTAMVEHHSEVLIDENGHEPELIKKKGPGKKRK